A genomic stretch from Pieris napi chromosome 18, ilPieNapi1.2, whole genome shotgun sequence includes:
- the LOC125058907 gene encoding uncharacterized protein LOC125058907, producing NVAVSSSSSSDSTSSSTSTSTTHNSVRNSNLMDASQEVALPAETTVPKKGKKRVRNESAWIKYENVRKRHRNSGKQYISRTGKTVAEKSFKLPCTKKCRLKCRNKITEGQRQEIFDCYWGLGTLQRQRDFLNSSLTTLKVPYHRDKEGAAKTRKQNCVFHFTVNGESNRVCKFFLINTLGISERTLRTVIEGRNSCITGVIPEDKRGKHGHHNQTNPEIL from the coding sequence AACGTGGCCGTATCATCGTCCAGTTCGTCTGATTCTACTTCTAGCTCAACATCGACATCGACTACTCATAATTCGGTTAGAAATTCCAATTTAATGGATGCCAGCCAAGAAGTAGCGCTACCTGCCGAGACTACTGTACCCAAGAAAGGAAAAAAGAGAGTGCGGAATGAATCTGCGTGGATAAAGTACGAAAATGTACGAAAACGACACCGTAACTCTGGAAAACAATACATATCTAGAACTGGCAAAACTGTCGCAGAAAAGTCTTTTAAATTACCatgtacaaaaaaatgtaGACTCAAATGTCGTAATAAAATAACGGAAGGACAAAGACaggaaatatttgattgttattggGGCTTGGGAACGCTGCAAAGGCAGCGTGATTTTTTAAACTCCTCTTTAACAACATTAAAAGTCCCTTACCATCGAGATAAAGAAGGAGCTGCCAAAACTAGGAaacaaaattgtgtttttCATTTCACGGTGAATGGCGAAAGTAACCgagtgtgtaaattttttttaatcaatactTTGGGGATATCTGAGAGAACATTGCGAACTGTTATTGAAGGTAGAAATAGCTGTATAACAGGTGTGATCCCAGAAGATAAACGTGGCAAACATGGGCATCATAATCAAACAAACCCGGAAATCTTATAA